Below is a genomic region from Neurospora crassa OR74A linkage group VII, whole genome shotgun sequence.
TGGAGGTCGTACAAAGGGCTGCGGCAATTGATGAGTATGATCACGGGCTGAACAAGGGAATCCAGGGGCAGAACCAAACAGCTTCAACCATATGCTCATTCACATTGTCATTTCTATATGGGGTatctatatacctatttttcCAGCTCTACCTCCTCAATCTTTTTCCacgtcttcctccttcttccacgcCGTCTCGCTGGTTTTGTCTAGCCATCTATCTCTGGGCGTCCGTACCCATCTAATGATGGTTTTCAATCCAACAGTTTCTGACACCAACATCCCATTCCGCACCATCTGTTTTCCGTTCACCACTTCCCACTGTACCCTCAAGCACCATAATGATACTCTCCTTAAAGTATATCCAAGTCATTAACATTACCATCTCACTTTCATATCCAAGGATCATATAATCTATCTCTACATGAAATAGTTCATCGCtctgttcttttttttcctcttccacccTAGTTGAGAGGGCAACGGCAGCCAGCAACATCTGGCCACCTTTCAGTCCTTCTTCCCCAAGGATCCCTCAACCGGTACCGGCTTCTTAATGTCGCCAGGGATCGCCGAGGCGGCACCTGTAGTCATAGTCGCGACATCCTCGCCAACTTGCTCTGTAGGCGGGCCGGCGTAGTTCTTGTGGCCCCAGGTGATATACCACGCCAGAGAAACGGAGGTGAagccgacgaagacgacagGGGCGTAGTTGACGGTGCCGGCGCTGACGGGGATGTAGGCGGGCATGCAGAAGAGGGGAACTGCGAAGAAGGACCAGGCTGTTTTTTCTCGAATTAGTAACTGCCTAGAGCAACTGGGGTTCAGCAAACGGAGAGGAAAACATACCCAAAGCAACGATGTTGCAGAACCACCCCAACTTGCCCAGCGGGAACTTGGCGCCAATGACATGCTTCCGCTTTTCAATCATCGACACGGCAATCGGCACCGCGTACGAAATGGTCAGGCAAATGACACCAACGCCACTGAAGGCATTGAAAGCCGCCGACGAACCAAAGTAAATGACGCCCAGCAAGATCTGGATAACCATGGACAACATCATGGCGTTCAGGGGCAGATCCAAACCGGTGTGCACCTCCTTCCACCATCTGGCTCCGGGAATGGCACCGTCGCGAGCAAACGCCCAAGTGCAGCgagaggcggcggtggtgcaaGCAGTGCCGCAGAGGATACCCAAGACCATCAGGGGAATAAGTAAGCAGATGGCTCCAACCGAGGAACCGACCGCGGACTTGAGGATGGTGGGGACGGGCTGTCCGGAGGGCAAGGCGACCAGCATAGCGATGTCAGGGAGGACGAACATGAGGGGAATCATGAAGACCAGGCCGCCGATAGCGTTGATGACGATGGTGATGACCATGGCCTTGGGCACCTGGGTGGCGGGGCGCTGGACTTCCTCGCACATGGAGATGATCATGCCCGTCGACGAGGTGGCATAGCCGGCGTGCAGGAGACCGACGCAGAAGGCCCAGCCCTTGGGCCAGCCGGAGGTGGGCTCGAAATGGCCGAAGGCGTAAGCGCCGGAGTGGCGACCTTCCTTGGCTACGACGAGGATAGTGACGAGGATGCAAATGAGGCCGACAAAGGTCCAGACAATGGCGAAGGTCTGGTAAACTGAGGTTAGCATTGCGTATCGGTTTCCTGTGGACGACGGCAAGAACTTACATCCAAAAGAGGCAGGATCTTGTTGCCCAGCGCCGAGATGGCGTTACACAGCAAAGTGATGGCCAAGAACACCAGGAAGATCTGGTACGTCTCGGCCTGCCAGATATCGCTGCCATCGTCATTTTGGAAAACATTGACACAAGCGACAAAAAACAAAGCAGTACCAAAGTTCACAGCCAAGGTGATGGTAATGTTGCCAACGACATAGGCCCATCCGCAAATATAGGCTGACACTCTCCGGTACTTGGCGGGCGCAATCATGAAAGTCTGGTAGTAGACACCGCCAGCCGTAGGATAAACCGAAGTGATTTCACCAAGAGAAGCCGCAACGCAGAGAATGATGGCACTGATGATGACCCAGCCCCAGATGACAACGACGGGACCGCCGTTTTGCAGCGGGTAGTACAGGGTGGTGGCCAGACCGTAAGGAATCGAGGCGAGGACGAAGGACATGAAGGCGACGTGCCACGTCGAGCGGGTGCGCGCTAGTTCGGCCTTGTAGCCGAGGGCGTTGAGGAGGTCATCGCCGTCGCTGGCCGAGGCCACCTCACCACCGAGGTCGTGGCTGCGCGGGCGAAGAATGTCGGGCGGCCC
It encodes:
- a CDS encoding amino acid permease, variant yields the protein MSTTAAKASGSYAAGPPDILRPRSHDLGGEVASASDGDDLLNALGYKAELARTRSTWHVAFMSFVLASIPYGLATTLYYPLQNGGPVVVIWGWVIISAIILCVAASLGEITSVYPTAGGVYYQTFMIAPAKYRRVSAYICGWAYVVGNITITLAVNFGTALFFVACVNVFQNDDGSDIWQAETYQIFLVFLAITLLCNAISALGNKILPLLDTFAIVWTFVGLICILVTILVVAKEGRHSGAYAFGHFEPTSGWPKGWAFCVGLLHAGYATSSTGMIISMCEEVQRPATQVPKAMVITIVINAIGGLVFMIPLMFVLPDIAMLVALPSGQPVPTILKSAVGSSVGAICLLIPLMVLGILCGTACTTAASRCTWAFARDGAIPGARWWKEVHTGLDLPLNAMMLSMVIQILLGVIYFGSSAAFNAFSGVGVICLTISYAVPIAVSMIEKRKHVIGAKFPLGKLGWFCNIVALAWSFFAVPLFCMPAYIPVSAGTVNYAPVVFVGFTSVSLAWYITWGHKNYAGPPTEQVGEDVATMTTGAASAIPGDIKKPVPVEGSLGKKD